Proteins from a single region of Candidatus Cloacimonadota bacterium:
- the mreC gene encoding rod shape-determining protein MreC: protein MQKANNILFIVLLIISIVFISGNNQDRINKAQFVGRYFFLPYTSSISYISSLANLTKKNAELAEKLFSAQMQNRLMSEKILKFNRISSLLDSASENNLQIRISHVVGTGSFINFETLSIDGDVSENVKKNSPVISANGLIGRITTVYPSFSVVQTFRNRYFRMGAIDERSRVNGIVETELDGRIYFRKIKVGSNIKIGDKIITSSLSSIYPPGIPLGEIIKISETKNSLFMEAEI from the coding sequence ATGCAAAAAGCAAATAATATTCTGTTTATAGTTTTACTTATTATTTCGATTGTTTTTATTTCGGGCAATAATCAAGACAGGATAAATAAAGCACAATTTGTAGGCAGATATTTTTTTTTGCCATACACTTCCAGTATTTCGTATATTTCTTCTTTAGCAAATCTGACCAAAAAGAATGCGGAATTGGCGGAAAAACTTTTCTCAGCTCAGATGCAAAATCGTCTTATGTCTGAAAAGATATTAAAATTCAACAGAATATCATCTTTGTTGGATAGTGCAAGTGAAAATAATTTGCAAATAAGGATTTCACATGTTGTTGGTACGGGCTCATTTATAAATTTTGAAACATTAAGTATTGACGGCGATGTGTCTGAAAATGTAAAAAAAAATTCTCCGGTAATTTCCGCAAATGGTTTAATTGGAAGAATCACAACTGTTTATCCCTCATTTTCTGTAGTTCAAACTTTCCGTAACCGATATTTCCGTATGGGAGCAATAGATGAGAGAAGTCGAGTGAATGGGATAGTAGAGACAGAACTCGACGGGAGAATTTATTTTCGAAAAATAAAGGTCGGAAGTAATATCAAGATTGGTGATAAGATAATAACATCAAGTCTGAGTTCAATTTATCCTCCGGGAATTCCGCTCGGTGAAATCATAAAAATATCAGAAACCAAAAACAGTTTATTCATGGAAGCAGAGATTCA
- a CDS encoding rod shape-determining protein MreC: IKIGDKIITSSLSSIYPPGIPLGEIIKISETKNSLFMEAEIQPFVNIEQVEEVGILELNSD, translated from the coding sequence ATATCAAGATTGGTGATAAGATAATAACATCAAGTCTGAGTTCAATTTATCCTCCGGGAATTCCGCTCGGTGAAATCATAAAAATATCAGAAACCAAAAACAGTTTATTCATGGAAGCAGAGATTCAGCCATTTGTAAATATTGAACAAGTAGAAGAAGTTGGCATACTTGAACTGAATAGTGATTAA
- a CDS encoding coenzyme F420-0:L-glutamate ligase, which produces MNNITTERTIQNRIFFRKPIKTKILNSQDDIIEIVGEYTKNVRKTNDIVVLSESPVAITQGRAVAENSIKIGLLAKLLWRGVRNVNYGVGLRSKTSMQCAIDECGKFRIIVAAFLGFFGKLVGKRGVFYRVAGKQAALVDAAHTSPVPPYNKTVIKGPINCEEICEEIRSVYGNEAAIMDINDIGGSWVIGKSRGIDSKLLEEIMNDNPQGQGDELTPICLVWEKENLT; this is translated from the coding sequence ATGAATAACATAACAACAGAAAGAACAATCCAAAACAGAATTTTTTTTCGGAAACCAATAAAAACCAAAATTTTAAATTCGCAGGACGATATTATTGAAATTGTGGGGGAGTACACAAAAAATGTAAGGAAAACAAATGATATTGTTGTGTTGAGCGAAAGTCCGGTTGCAATTACTCAAGGAAGAGCTGTTGCGGAAAATTCAATAAAAATAGGATTATTGGCAAAATTACTTTGGCGTGGTGTGCGAAACGTAAATTATGGAGTGGGTTTACGTTCAAAAACCAGCATGCAATGTGCGATAGACGAATGCGGAAAATTTCGGATCATTGTAGCTGCCTTCCTTGGTTTTTTCGGAAAATTGGTTGGAAAAAGGGGAGTGTTCTACAGAGTAGCCGGAAAACAAGCCGCTCTTGTGGATGCTGCTCACACTTCACCGGTTCCCCCCTATAATAAAACCGTTATAAAAGGACCAATAAACTGCGAAGAAATCTGCGAAGAAATCAGATCGGTGTATGGAAACGAAGCGGCTATAATGGATATCAATGATATCGGCGGATCGTGGGTAATTGGAAAATCTCGTGGCATTGATTCCAAACTTCTCGAAGAAATAATGAACGATAATCCCCAGGGTCAAGGTGATGAACTTACGCCAATCTGTCTCGTTTGGGAGAAAGAGAACTTGACTTAA
- the mreD gene encoding rod shape-determining protein MreD, with amino-acid sequence MIRIIFLSIFFLYFQYFFAENLAIMTVVPNFLLSIIIFLGITNDEKVTLIFAFILGVIIDLNTPCCFGISTLLFVIIAFILGKVKGSLNKKQLGLYLFLVIVSNLFYFLLRDLIIFVFNVKQGLPIFKIVFLSFYSSLFSFIIILLFLFVSKLHISTKRF; translated from the coding sequence ATGATTAGAATAATTTTTCTATCCATATTTTTTCTGTATTTTCAATATTTTTTCGCAGAAAATCTTGCGATAATGACGGTTGTCCCAAACTTTTTACTCTCCATTATCATTTTTTTGGGAATCACTAACGATGAGAAGGTTACTCTTATCTTTGCGTTTATTCTCGGAGTGATCATAGATTTGAATACACCTTGTTGTTTTGGGATTTCTACACTTTTATTTGTAATAATTGCCTTTATTTTGGGTAAAGTAAAAGGGTCACTAAATAAAAAACAATTGGGGCTTTATTTATTCCTGGTTATCGTTTCAAACTTATTTTATTTTTTATTAAGGGATCTGATAATTTTTGTTTTTAATGTGAAACAAGGGCTACCAATATTTAAAATTGTTTTTCTCTCTTTCTATAGTTCGCTTTTTTCATTTATAATAATTTTACTTTTTTTGTTTGTAAGCAAGCTTCATATTTCTACAAAAAGATTCTAA